TTGAGTTAGGAATTTGCGTActtcaaattttgtttgaattCACGCCTCTGGGTTCTTGATTTACATTGTGTATTGAATATTAACTGATTCTTGTTATCTGTAGGTGAGGCAGCCTATTCAAGGAATGCATGGGATGGGAATGATGGGATCACTTGGTTCAACTTCACCAATGCGGCCTGCAGGGGTTTCTCCTCAGCAGTTGAGACCTGTCTCCTCTTCTATTAGACCTCAGACGAGCATCAGTAGTCAGTCTGCTGCTACACAGGTTAGTAATTCCTTACGAGAGATATCAGTTCTTTGTACTTCCCTTTACTATTTGGTTGTTGAGGTTCAGGTAGCTGTAAAAATATTGAGGTTAtttgtttcttcttcattttcccTTGCAGAATTTTCAAGGCCATGGCATGTTGAGAGTTCAGTCAGTCGGATTTCCGCCATCCCAATCACATACTACTACCTCTCAAAGTCCAAGGACACAGACTCAGCCATGGTTATCTTCAGGAGCACCGGGGAAGCCCCCTTTGCCGACACCGTCATTGAGACCTCAAATTAGTCCTCAGTCTTTGCATCAAAGGTCCCATATTCTTTCGCCGCATCAGCATACTGTTACTACTACATCCTCTGCCCAACAGTCACAGCCTTCAACCTCAAGTCAGTCCCAAGATCATTTGGGGCAACTGATGCCTCCATCCAGGATTCAACAATCATTATCTAATCAACCACTTGGCCGGGGTCAGGGATTAGGAATGCAGAGACCTTCATCACATGCATTGATGCAACCCACTGCAGTCCAGCCAGGACCTCCTAGTAAGGCTGCTACCACTTTAGAGATGGGGGATCCTTGTACTAGGATTCTAAGCAAGAGAAGCATCCAAGAGATTGTGACCCAGGTTAGTGTGGACATGTTAAACTCGTTGTCTCCAAGTGTTGAGAATATTTCATGATCTACCTGATATAGAGAGTCCTTTTTCTTGAAATTATTCCTATATATACCGattttgctgccatgtgaccaggaggtcacgggttcaagccttggaaacagcctctggcagaaatgcaaggtaaggctgcgtacaacagacccttgtggtcgggcccttctccggaccctgcgcatagcgggagcttaagtgcaccgggctgcccttttataccgatttttaaaaaataagtattcCTGTATAGATTGATGGAATTTAAAGGAGAACATATGTTCAGGCTTTACCTGTATTTACTATGTCGGCATGTAGATCATAGCTGGATCACTTCAGAACGTTAATTTCCTGCATGGTATTTCTTGCCTTTCAAAGGTGGAGGACCTTCCACCTTAAATTACGAATTTGCATTTTGGTTGTTTAATTTTCTTATCAATGTTTAGGAGTTGGGAATGAGGCGCagttgttgttggttttctCATCAGTACTAATCTTGAAGTTCCATGAGATAGGTGTTTTTGAAACTTGTGTGGAAATAAGATTATTAAGCTCCATGTTAGTTGACAGTTGAGATACTTTTGCTTGTTGTGTCGAGAATGCAGCTATATTAGATTCAGTACTTGAGAAGTTATTACTATTAACTAGATGATGTAGCTAATAAAAAGAGGATACAGTTGctttttatttatcatatccTTTAGTTTGAAATAAAGTCTTATTAAAGAATTTATCTAGTCTTATCTTTAGTCTAGTCTTATCATTTTAATTGGATATATGATTTTGTCTGGTCTTATCATTTTAGTTAGATATTAAATTCTAGTAGTTTCAAATGTTCTTATTTGCTTAGGTGTCTTTATTTGATAATTAGAACATTCGTGCATTTTGTGCGGGAAGACATGTCTAATagatttattgatttgatattacAGTAGTCTTTCTATTTATcctcctccccccccccctccctctttctctcttattcttctcTCTCTGtactctttctctctctctttgtcTCAGTTTTTGGTGCTATATCACTAGGTAATGTTGATTGGCTCTTATATTGTCAGAATTCTGCTGCCCAATGGCAAGATTAAACATATGATGCCCTCCTAAATGGTGATGTTGCTTGTAAAGCTTTATCCTGTTATCCTGCAAGCTGTAGCTTTCCAAATCTTTCTACCTCTAATTCTCGAAGAGGCAAGTAGCAAACCTCTTAGGAAGATGTTTCAGCTTGATAGGGGATTAACAAGGCGGGGAATTGAACCCCCACCACCAAGGTGAAAGTTTAGGTAGCCAAACCAACTGGGCTACCATGATTCTGCATGATAGGGACTTCAAGTTTAGCAGTATAAATTATGACTGTTACTCAGGAAGTTAATCTCAGTTATGCCAATTCATCTGTAAATTGGTAGGGAATGAGTAGTCATCATTTACCTGAGTGTAAGGCAGCACTACAGCTGTGGATTTTCTGGTGTGCAGTCCATGTTAGCTTTTGACTGTAGTACAGGAAGATTTCACTAGAAACAGTGGTTTAACTTTATGAGGATGTGCTTTTTGGTTTGAACAAACCAAATGAGTGCAATGCATGATGTGTGGGTTAAGCACACGTCCTAAATAATGGTGTTTACTCTGTAGTATACTGTCAGGTTATTGCTTTTACAGCAATTACTAgctatgatttatttttttgtatctcTCTATCTATAATGCTGATACTTGGATCTTTTTAAGCAGATTGAAACTGTATTTATAGTAACTTTGAGTTCTTTTATTAAGTCTAAAATTTCTTTCTTTGCCCGCCCTACTTTGGGCAGGGAAACTGTCAAGATTCAGACATTCAATTCGCCATCAGAATATGTTAGGTCTGATTATAAGGATTCATCTCTAGCAAGTAAATGGATGCAAACAAGATGCGGGAggataaaatattattgaaagCTTTTGCTGCTTATAAGCTTGTAGGATCCATTGATAGTATACATATTGAATCCATACATCCCATTGTGTAATCATGTTACTTCATCATAGTTGGAAGCTGGCGAAAATTTTCATagttataaattatatgattgTGTCTGTGCCAGCTTGAATCCAACAGGCAGACCACAAGTATAAGTGCCGGGTCAACATGCCTATCAAGGTTCGAGTATATGGAAATTGAGTGCTAGGATTGGGATTTGAACCTTGTAGGGATTTAAACCTGGGATCTTGAGGTTACCCATATACCTCAACCACCACCCCATCCCCTGAGTGACTCGGTCAACggtatttttgaagaaaaaaacacTGTTTTTTGTCAGTCACTGGAAATGGAGTGCTATTACTAGTTGATATTTTGGTAAGAGTTCCTGTTTTGTCCAAAGTAACTTCTTGAAGGGTAAAGGCATGTAAGAAAAGGAGGGGCAATCATGTTGAAATATGAggtgtataaataaatataataatagaagTCTTGTCGTTCATAGTCAACTTGGAAAATGAACAAAATTTCTCGACATTTTATCCTCTGTCTCTCCTGCTATTTGCAGGTTTCTATCTATTCTCTTTGCCTTTATGATTCATTTGCTTGACCTGCATCTCTCGTTGACAGATTGATCCATCAGAGAAATTGGATGCTGAAGTTGAAGACATCCTCGTTGATATAGCAGAGGAATTTGTGGAATCTGTAAGTTCATATTCTAGTTTTTTCACACTGAAACATTCCTTTCACTCTGAAATCTCACCTGACAATCTGATAGGTATATTGTAGATTTTTCTCAGAAGTACTCTAGTGGGGCTGAAGATTTAGCCATGCTTTAATAGGATAAAGTTAGCTAGTTCGTTTCCATAGATAATGCCATTACGTTTTAGTTGTGCAATTCTATTCAGCTTAATGTGGTAAGCTCAGGGGTATTTATCCAAAAAACTAAAAAGAGAATATGGTGAGCTCAGGGGTACGCGGTTTCTTTTATAGCTTACTTCCTGATAAGTACAAGAAAGGTTGAAATTGCCACCTGATCGAGGTCTCTGTTTGTACTAAACTATGATTTCCTTTGTAGATGAACACAATGAATTCTAGGAAGCAGGAAATAAGATTTTCCCTTAGTTCTGACTATTCTACATaaagttttctttttttatgttAAGTAGGCAATGAATATGTTCTTAGTTTTAAGGAGAATTTCAGATTTGCTCCCATTGTCAGTTAAGTTCTTGTTTTAATTATGAGAAAGACTCTTCATATGCAGACCAGTATCTTTTATCTCTTTCAATTGGATATTATTCTTTTCTTGAAATGGAATTTTATGTAAAGGACAAGCGATTGGAAGCTCATTTCTTGTAGTTATATTATGTGTGATTCTACAAACCTAAAGGGAGTACAGAGGAGGGAATTGTGCAATCTCTCTCTTCAAATCAGCCGTTCCTTATCAGTTTCTGGGTTGAGGGAAAGAAAATTAACAGGAGAGGGCGTCTTAGTTACTTGACAGGGTGAGTGCGGCTAATGGATCTAAAACAATCTTTGGGAAGGCAATATCAAGCTCCAATAGGATTTGTGTATTGAGACTTGCATTTATTGAGCTTGTAGTTCTGGTAACACATGCAGAGAACCTGGATCCCCTTTTTAAGTCGGGGTGGCCTAGGGTAGGAGGAAAGGGAAGGCCTATCATTCTTCACACTTCTAGAAAGTAAGAGCTCTACAATGAGCTACTCATTCATTCTACACCACGGCATGTAACATCAGAGttctgaatatattttttttgttttcatattttttgggtGGTTTAAGACTTTTAAGTTATTATCAGAGTCCCTTGGACCTGTATATTCTCCAGCCAAATGACAATACTATGTTAACGGCACATTCCTCATTTTTGCACTGATCCTTAACTACTTTGTGCTTGACCAGATTACCACATTTGGCTGTTCCTTGGCCAAGCATCGAAAATCCAATACATTGGAAGCAAAGGACATCCTTCTGCATCTTGGTAAAGTTACTTTCTATTCCTGACTGGTCCAACGATATGCAGTACCTAACCTATTAAATTGTATTTGAGACAGAAAGGAATTGGAATATGACTCTCCCAGGTTTTGGCGGGGATGAGATCAGAGCCTACAAGAAGCCAGTGAGTTCAATACATATTTAGACTTTTTTGTGATGTAATCTTTATTCTGATGTCTTCTGGTTATGTGATTGTTTCTTTTCTGGTTTCTCAGTTTACAAGCGACATCCACAAAGAGAGAATTGCTGTGGTAAGTTGAATTTTTCACCTCGTCCTGTTGCTTGTGATTGATTTCGTCTTTATGTATCTATTTCAAGATGAGGAGATAATGTGACATTAACAGAGGCAGATCCAAGATTTGAACTTTATAGATTTACAACTGAGCTCTAAACCTAATCTGAATTTCTTAACACATATACATGGTTTGAGCCAAAGCTACTGATTTTGCCTAACCCGTAATCTGAAGGCTACCTTTGGCCCCAGTGACATATATCGGTCATTATTTGCTGATCAGTCGTCATTCGTTTGACAGATAAAGAAATCGGCTCTCACGACCGAGATGACAAATGCAAAGGGTCCAACACAAGCTGGTGGGAATATGAAAGGTCATTTGGCAAAGAGTGCAGCTAATATTTTGGGTTCCCCTAATGCCAAGACATGAAAGCTGTGCATTATGGTGAAAACAAAAGACAGGAAGATTTGATCTAATGAATTTTCCTACTGACTTCACAGTAAAATTTGGACTTGAATCTTTTTTCTGCCATGTCAAATTAAATTTCCCAACTTAGAATTAgtattgagaaaatatttttttaaaatgtatttatttatttttgagttcAAATCGGGAAAATGTGGGAGGTGATATATCACTTTTTAAGATATTCTAGATTGTCATGTCTTATGGTGATATTTCtcatatgtaaatattttttaacagATAATAGACGTCTTTTTGACTCAGTTGTTGATAATATCTcttgtattttaaatttgaacaCTTATTATTCAATTTTGTTTGGTGTTCAAAAGTCACTTGTATCAATCCATGTGCATGAGGAATTATTCAATGGATTATTCCATGTAATTTCCAGGTCAAATACATGTGCTATAACGTGCAATAATTTATGTCCAACAACTTTTTAATAGTAAAATAaccaataatattttctttaactTATGCTTATTGTTAAGTTAACCTAATATTAGAAATGGAATTTCTTTTTGTTGGATGCGCCGCTTTTGAAAATTGGTCCAACATTGCATAATTTGGATTTAATCTAAGCTTCAGTATGGATATCAAATATCGGATATTAAATGAAAATTGAGAGGACCTAGTTGTAACTAACTATTGAAACATTATAGAATGATCCAAAGAGGATGATAGCTTATTCAATTTGAAATCAATTAGGTTATATAATCTTTACTTGCAAGTTCTATCGCACATTGCTTAAGTGGGATGACTCTTTTCATCGTGTTTGGCAAGCGTTTCATTGTAGTTAAATTTACTATTAGCTAATTAATTAGAGCCAAACTTTGATCACGATCAAGTGTATACCGTCTATGCTATTGCACCATATATTACTGTTTGATTTCTTatcttcaacttcatttcatTAAAACGTACACAAAAAGCTTTTTCTCACCATCCTTGTATTTCTTGTTTCACTAACTAGGAGGTA
This DNA window, taken from Solanum dulcamara chromosome 3, daSolDulc1.2, whole genome shotgun sequence, encodes the following:
- the LOC129882135 gene encoding transcription initiation factor TFIID subunit 12; this encodes MEQCQSPPTTPVPAISISQPTEQQIPAPSPAPPPPSSAATSQLPSTTTSVASQPVNLNPTTTTSATKTTFLTTTTTTTTTTSATKTTTITPGGAAAAAQQQNTLAPTSQNAQARQPFGRPWQQPSPFQHFSLPPPPPPPPPHSSSSSSSSSSISSSSVPMQNQNPRGGMAMGVPAHHPSSSFSSLTSPSFGQQFGGLGRNLPDSTPPTSTTSQVRQPIQGMHGMGMMGSLGSTSPMRPAGVSPQQLRPVSSSIRPQTSISSQSAATQNFQGHGMLRVQSVGFPPSQSHTTTSQSPRTQTQPWLSSGAPGKPPLPTPSLRPQISPQSLHQRSHILSPHQHTVTTTSSAQQSQPSTSSQSQDHLGQLMPPSRIQQSLSNQPLGRGQGLGMQRPSSHALMQPTAVQPGPPSKAATTLEMGDPCTRILSKRSIQEIVTQIDPSEKLDAEVEDILVDIAEEFVESITTFGCSLAKHRKSNTLEAKDILLHLERNWNMTLPGFGGDEIRAYKKPFTSDIHKERIAVIKKSALTTEMTNAKGPTQAGGNMKGHLAKSAANILGSPNAKT